One Streptomyces sp. NBC_00223 genomic window carries:
- a CDS encoding type I polyketide synthase: MASEDKLRDYLKRVTADLQQARRRLRDVEEARHEPVAVVGMGCRFPGGVGSPRELWDLLTAETDAVGPLPEDRGWDLDALHDPELSRPATSYVRHGGFLRGAAEFDAAFFDINPREAAAMDPQQRLLLETAWEALEDAAIDPRALRGSRTGVFTGVIGSEYAPGLHDTGTGPLEGYLLTGGTTSVASGRISYTLGLEGPAITLDTACSSSLVATHLAVRALRAGECSLALAGGATVIATPRGFVEFSRQHALSGDGRCRPFAAAADGFGLAEGVGLIVLERLSDARANGHQVLAVIRGSAVNQDGRSSQLTAPNGPSQQRVIRDALADARLTPDEVDAVEAHGTGTGLGDPIEAQALLATYGQGRDSERPLWLGSLKSNIGHTQAAAGVAGIIKTVLALRHGVLPKSLHIDSPSPHVDWSPGTVALLDRARPWPERDAPRRAAVSSFGISGTNAHVILEAAPEPAEAPESAQAPATPVKAAVSPEPPYAWLLSAATAPALRAQARELLAEAGRDPAPHPAAVARTLATGRAHLAHRATVVGAGRDQLLDGLRALADDIPAAHVVSAVAAEPGRTVFVFPGQGSQWQGMAAALLESEPVFRAAMTECAAALDPITGWSLIDAVSGVAWAPSFDRVEVVQPALFAMMVSLARLWESLGVTADAVVGHSQGEIAAAHFAGALSLADAARVVALRSRAITAIAGRGGMASVPLPAAEVESRLTAYEGRLSVAAVNGPTSTVIAGDRAALEEIVSAYQEQEVKARLVPVTYASHSPHVEEIRDEVLRLLAPVRPVTARIPFYSTVEGGFIDTTALGADYWYRNLRQTVRFESAVRGLLDAGYDRFVESSSHPVLTIGIEHITEAAGTPDARVFGTLRRDDGGRDRLLLAAGQAHAAGLPVDWSALVPPHPDGPAPLPTYAFQRRRYWLEHTAPVGDVAAAGLTDPGHPLLGAVTELADGSGTVFTGRLSPRDRPWLADHSVGGTVLLPGTGFVDLALHAGARTGSPRIEELTLQAPLVLPADATVRLQVTVGAPGPDGARSVDIHSRPAEEGAPWTRHATGTLTPSSGAVPHGPVRPPATAVPLGGDDPYAALLGLGYGYGPAFRGLRAAHRDGGTLYAEVRLPDGVAPDTHPLHPALLDAVLHPLALGFTETRLPFSWSGVEVTAPGATALRAALTPAGDDGVSLTLTDGSGRTVATVDRLTTRPVTAGQLAAAGVTERPWHLDWTPLPLSGRPPHTAWALLGEDGQTLASALKAGGADFDLRSGVTELAATVGAGPLTALVGAGRGGAADAAGAAREAAAEALALVRQWLAAEELGDDAVLAFVTRSAVAVTGDEGITDLAGAAVWGLLRSAQTEHPGRFVLVDTDGSEASDRALTAALGSGEPQLALREGTVYLPRLVRAAAPDTESPGRSGSWESRHPEGTVLLTGGTGTLGGIVARHLVTEHGVRHLLLAGRRGPDAPGATELRDELTALGADITLAACDTADEQAVRALLADIPADRPLTAVVHLAGVLDDAVVTSLTPGQLDTVLRPKADAAWHLHRATRNLDLAAFVLFSSAAGVLGSAGQANYAAANTFLDALAHHRRSLGLPGTSLAWGHWARASGMTGHLTAADTARVARLGLAPMSEAEALVHLDRALADGRRDVLAAKLDTAALRAQAAAGTLPAVLSAAVRAPAAPEATAATEAAAAASAAEESGALADRLAALDTAERLTAVQDLVMRTVGTVLGHGSSDAFAPEQPFKNLGFDSLTAVELRNRLQAASGLRLPATLIFDHPTPGAVTSYVLDRLAADAGPAAGPVPDGDTLLAELERLEAALARVPDTAAVDPAVAPRVRRLLDRLTSAVPAAVPGADAPLESADLATATADEIFDLLDKELGL; this comes from the coding sequence ATGGCGAGTGAGGACAAGCTCCGCGACTATCTCAAGCGGGTGACCGCCGACCTCCAGCAGGCCAGGCGCCGCCTGCGCGACGTGGAGGAGGCCCGGCACGAGCCGGTCGCCGTCGTCGGCATGGGCTGCCGCTTCCCCGGCGGCGTCGGCTCCCCGCGCGAGCTGTGGGACCTGCTCACGGCCGAGACCGACGCGGTCGGGCCGCTGCCCGAGGACCGCGGCTGGGACCTCGACGCCCTCCACGACCCCGAGCTGAGCCGGCCCGCGACCTCCTACGTACGGCACGGCGGATTCCTGCGCGGCGCCGCGGAGTTCGACGCCGCCTTCTTCGACATCAACCCGCGCGAGGCCGCCGCCATGGACCCCCAGCAGCGGCTGCTGCTGGAGACCGCCTGGGAGGCCCTGGAGGACGCGGCCATCGACCCGCGCGCGCTGCGCGGCAGCAGGACCGGGGTGTTCACCGGCGTCATCGGCTCCGAGTACGCGCCCGGCCTGCACGACACCGGCACCGGCCCGCTGGAGGGCTATCTGCTCACCGGCGGCACCACCAGCGTGGCGTCCGGCCGGATCTCGTACACCCTCGGCCTCGAAGGCCCGGCCATCACGCTGGACACCGCCTGCTCCTCGTCCCTAGTGGCGACCCACCTGGCGGTACGGGCGCTGCGCGCCGGGGAGTGCTCGCTCGCGCTGGCCGGCGGCGCGACGGTCATCGCGACCCCGCGCGGCTTCGTGGAGTTCAGCCGGCAGCACGCGCTGTCCGGCGACGGGCGCTGCCGGCCCTTCGCCGCGGCCGCCGACGGCTTCGGGCTCGCCGAGGGCGTCGGCCTGATCGTCCTGGAACGGCTCTCCGACGCCCGCGCCAACGGGCACCAGGTGCTCGCGGTGATCCGCGGCAGCGCCGTCAACCAGGACGGCCGGAGCAGCCAGCTCACCGCCCCCAACGGCCCCTCGCAGCAGCGTGTCATCCGCGACGCGCTGGCCGACGCCCGGCTGACCCCCGACGAGGTCGACGCCGTCGAGGCGCACGGCACCGGGACCGGTCTCGGCGACCCCATCGAGGCGCAGGCCCTGCTCGCCACGTACGGGCAGGGACGTGACTCCGAACGGCCGCTGTGGCTCGGGTCGTTGAAGTCCAACATCGGGCACACACAGGCCGCCGCGGGCGTCGCCGGGATCATCAAGACGGTGCTGGCGCTGCGGCACGGGGTGCTGCCGAAGTCCTTGCACATCGACTCCCCGTCCCCGCACGTGGACTGGTCCCCGGGCACGGTGGCCCTGCTCGACCGGGCCCGGCCCTGGCCGGAGCGCGACGCACCGCGCCGGGCCGCCGTCTCCTCCTTCGGCATCAGCGGCACCAACGCCCATGTGATCCTTGAGGCCGCGCCCGAGCCGGCCGAGGCGCCCGAAAGCGCCCAGGCCCCCGCGACACCCGTCAAGGCCGCCGTCAGCCCCGAACCCCCGTACGCCTGGCTGCTGTCGGCCGCCACCGCGCCCGCCCTGCGCGCCCAGGCCCGCGAGCTGCTCGCCGAGGCCGGCCGCGACCCGGCGCCGCACCCGGCCGCCGTCGCCCGCACCCTGGCCACCGGCCGGGCGCACCTCGCCCACCGGGCCACCGTCGTCGGCGCCGGACGCGACCAACTCCTCGACGGTCTGCGGGCGTTGGCCGACGACATACCTGCCGCCCACGTGGTGAGCGCCGTCGCCGCCGAGCCCGGCCGCACGGTCTTCGTCTTCCCCGGCCAGGGCTCGCAGTGGCAGGGCATGGCCGCCGCGCTGCTGGAGAGCGAGCCCGTCTTCCGGGCGGCGATGACCGAGTGCGCCGCCGCGCTCGACCCGATCACCGGATGGTCGCTGATCGACGCGGTCTCCGGGGTGGCCTGGGCGCCCTCCTTCGACCGGGTGGAGGTCGTGCAGCCCGCGCTGTTCGCCATGATGGTCTCGCTCGCCCGGCTGTGGGAGTCGCTCGGCGTCACCGCCGACGCCGTCGTCGGCCACTCGCAGGGCGAGATCGCCGCCGCGCACTTCGCCGGGGCGCTCTCGCTCGCGGACGCGGCCCGGGTGGTGGCCCTGCGCAGCCGGGCCATCACGGCCATCGCGGGCCGCGGCGGTATGGCCTCCGTGCCGCTGCCCGCCGCCGAGGTCGAGTCCCGACTGACCGCGTACGAGGGCCGGTTGAGCGTCGCCGCCGTCAACGGCCCCACCAGCACGGTGATCGCGGGCGACCGCGCGGCGCTGGAGGAGATCGTCTCCGCCTACCAGGAGCAGGAGGTCAAGGCCCGTCTCGTGCCGGTGACCTACGCCTCGCACTCCCCGCACGTCGAGGAGATCCGCGACGAGGTGCTGCGGCTGCTCGCCCCCGTCCGCCCGGTCACCGCCCGTATCCCCTTCTACTCCACCGTGGAGGGCGGCTTCATCGACACCACCGCGCTCGGCGCGGACTACTGGTACCGGAACCTGCGGCAGACCGTACGGTTCGAGTCCGCCGTGCGCGGGCTGCTCGACGCGGGCTACGACCGGTTCGTCGAAAGCAGCTCCCACCCGGTGCTGACCATCGGCATCGAGCACATCACCGAGGCCGCGGGCACGCCCGACGCCCGGGTGTTCGGCACCCTGCGGCGCGACGACGGCGGCCGGGACCGGCTGCTGCTCGCCGCGGGCCAGGCGCACGCGGCCGGACTGCCCGTCGACTGGTCCGCCCTCGTGCCCCCGCACCCCGACGGGCCCGCGCCCCTGCCGACGTACGCCTTCCAGCGCCGCCGCTACTGGCTCGAACACACCGCCCCCGTCGGCGATGTGGCCGCCGCCGGGCTCACCGACCCCGGGCACCCGCTGCTCGGCGCCGTCACCGAACTCGCCGACGGCTCCGGCACGGTCTTCACCGGCCGGCTCTCCCCGCGCGACCGCCCCTGGCTCGCCGACCACTCCGTCGGCGGCACGGTGCTGCTGCCCGGCACCGGCTTCGTGGACCTCGCCCTGCACGCGGGCGCCCGCACCGGCAGCCCCCGGATCGAGGAACTGACCCTCCAGGCCCCGCTGGTGCTGCCCGCCGACGCGACCGTACGGCTCCAGGTCACCGTGGGCGCGCCCGGCCCGGACGGCGCCAGGTCCGTCGACATCCACTCCCGGCCGGCGGAGGAGGGCGCGCCCTGGACCCGGCACGCCACCGGGACGCTCACCCCCTCCTCCGGCGCCGTGCCCCACGGCCCGGTGCGGCCCCCGGCCACCGCCGTCCCCCTCGGCGGCGACGACCCCTACGCGGCCCTGCTCGGCCTCGGCTACGGCTACGGGCCCGCCTTCCGCGGCCTGCGCGCCGCCCACCGCGACGGCGGGACCCTGTACGCAGAGGTACGGCTGCCCGACGGGGTCGCCCCCGACACCCACCCGCTGCACCCGGCGCTGCTCGACGCCGTGCTCCACCCGCTCGCGCTCGGCTTCACCGAGACCCGGCTGCCGTTCTCCTGGTCCGGGGTGGAGGTCACGGCCCCCGGCGCCACCGCCCTGCGGGCCGCGCTCACCCCCGCCGGGGACGACGGGGTGTCGCTGACGCTCACCGACGGGTCCGGCCGTACGGTCGCCACCGTCGACCGGCTCACCACCCGGCCGGTCACCGCGGGCCAGCTCGCCGCGGCGGGCGTCACGGAACGGCCCTGGCACCTGGACTGGACACCGCTGCCCCTGTCCGGCCGACCGCCGCACACCGCCTGGGCGTTGCTCGGCGAGGACGGCCAGACGCTGGCCTCGGCGCTCAAGGCCGGGGGAGCGGACTTCGACCTCCGGTCAGGCGTCACGGAGTTGGCCGCCACGGTCGGCGCCGGGCCCCTGACGGCACTGGTCGGCGCGGGCCGCGGCGGTGCGGCGGACGCGGCCGGGGCCGCGCGCGAAGCGGCGGCGGAAGCGCTGGCGCTGGTACGGCAATGGCTGGCCGCCGAGGAGTTGGGCGACGACGCCGTACTCGCCTTCGTGACACGCTCGGCGGTCGCCGTCACGGGCGACGAAGGCATCACCGACCTCGCGGGCGCCGCGGTCTGGGGGCTGCTGCGCAGCGCGCAGACCGAACACCCGGGCCGTTTCGTGCTCGTGGACACGGACGGCAGCGAGGCGTCCGACCGCGCGCTGACCGCAGCGCTCGGCAGCGGCGAACCCCAACTGGCCCTGCGCGAGGGCACGGTGTACCTCCCCCGCCTCGTCCGGGCGGCGGCGCCCGACACCGAGTCGCCGGGCCGGAGCGGCAGTTGGGAGAGCCGGCACCCCGAAGGGACCGTGCTGCTCACCGGCGGTACGGGCACACTCGGCGGGATCGTCGCCCGGCATCTCGTCACCGAGCACGGAGTGCGCCACCTCCTGCTGGCCGGCCGCCGGGGCCCCGACGCGCCCGGCGCCACCGAGCTGCGGGACGAACTCACCGCGCTCGGAGCGGACATCACCCTCGCGGCCTGCGACACCGCAGACGAGCAGGCCGTACGCGCCCTGCTCGCGGACATCCCCGCCGACCGCCCGCTGACCGCCGTTGTCCACCTGGCGGGCGTACTGGACGACGCCGTCGTCACCTCGCTCACCCCCGGGCAGCTGGACACCGTACTGCGCCCCAAGGCCGACGCCGCCTGGCATCTGCACCGGGCCACCCGCAACCTCGATCTCGCCGCCTTCGTGCTCTTCTCCTCGGCGGCGGGCGTCCTCGGCAGCGCGGGCCAGGCCAACTACGCGGCCGCCAACACCTTCCTGGACGCCCTCGCCCACCACCGCCGCTCCCTCGGGCTGCCCGGCACCTCACTGGCCTGGGGCCACTGGGCGCGGGCCAGCGGCATGACCGGACATCTCACCGCCGCCGACACCGCCAGGGTGGCCCGCCTCGGCCTGGCCCCGATGAGCGAGGCGGAAGCACTCGTCCACCTCGACCGGGCCCTCGCGGACGGCCGCCGCGACGTGCTCGCGGCGAAGCTGGACACGGCGGCGCTGCGCGCGCAGGCCGCGGCCGGCACGCTCCCGGCCGTCCTGAGCGCGGCGGTCCGCGCCCCCGCCGCCCCCGAGGCCACCGCCGCCACCGAGGCCGCCGCCGCGGCCTCGGCTGCCGAGGAGTCCGGCGCCCTCGCCGACCGCCTCGCCGCCCTCGACACCGCCGAACGCCTCACCGCCGTACAGGACTTGGTGATGCGCACGGTCGGTACCGTCCTCGGCCACGGCAGCAGTGACGCCTTCGCGCCCGAACAGCCCTTCAAGAACCTCGGCTTCGACTCACTGACCGCCGTGGAGCTGCGCAACCGGCTCCAGGCGGCGAGCGGACTGCGGCTCCCGGCCACGCTGATCTTCGACCACCCCACCCCGGGCGCGGTCACCTCGTACGTCCTCGACCGTCTCGCGGCGGACGCGGGCCCGGCGGCCGGGCCCGTACCCGACGGGGACACGCTGCTGGCCGAACTTGAGCGCCTGGAAGCCGCGTTGGCCCGCGTCCCCGACACCGCCGCGGTCGACCCGGCCGTCGCCCCCCGGGTCCGGCGGCTGCTCGACCGGCTGACCTCGGCCGTACCGGCCGCCGTACCGGGAGCGGACGCCCCCCTGGAGAGCGCCGACCTGGCCACGGCCACCGCCGACGAGATATTCGACCTCCTCGACAAGGAACTCGGGCTATGA
- a CDS encoding type I polyketide synthase — protein MTATTDETKLVDYLKRATAELRDTRQRLRALEDSLREPVAIVGMGCRLPGGIDSPERLWEAVSQGRDVIGDFPDNRGWDVDALYDPESDRPGTSKVKVGGFVHDADRFDAAFFGISPREALGMDPQQRLVLETSWEALEHAGIDPTSLRGTATGVYVGVLSQDYLLQNGPALAEVEGYLATGTTTSVISGRVAYTLGLEGPAVTLDTACSSSLVALHQAAAALRAGECSLALVGGVTVMSSPGVFVEFSRQGGLAADGRCKAFGDDADGTGWAEGVGMLVVERLSDARRLGHQVWGVIRGSAVNQDGASNGLTAPNGPSQERVIRAALSAAGVGAGDIDAVEGHGTGTVLGDPIEAGALLATYGRGRADRPLLLGSLKSNIGHTQAAAGVAGVMKMVLALRHGVLPPTLHAERPSRHVDWDGSGVRLLTRETAWPRGERVRRAGVSAFGISGTNAHVIIEEAPAEAEAPTAEGDGGERAGEGGLSVWTLSAKSPAALRAQAERLRAWAESAPGPDLPGTAAALAATRTAFTHRAAVLGRDRAGVLAGLGALAAGEPAPGLVTGTHRGPGRTAFLFTGQGSQRPRMGQDLYETFGVFAASVDAACAHFAPVLGRDPRELMFAAPGSPEADLLNSTVFTQASLFTLEVALFRLVESFGVRPDVVVGHSIGELAAVHCAGVLSLADACTLVAARGRLMQSLPQGGAMVAMQGTEEEIRELLAGQDEAVDIAAVNGPASVVISGDEDAATALAGQWRARGRKTKRLTVSHAFHSPHMEPVLDAFRAVAAGLDFRPAAVPVVSDLTGRPATDAELADPGHWARHIRHAVRFHDCVRHLAERGVDRFLELGPDAVLTPMANETLLAVRKESGTEAAAPFLTGLLRSGQPEVTTALTALAGLHTDGVTVDWSAAHGPRTPRVDLPTYAFQRRRYWPRALPGRVVTLAPAPEEDSDATEETGPDTAALLAKLGAAERTEHVGQLVRRYASLVLGHTDSGAVTGADAFLDLGFTSFSALELRNRLAEVTGLDLPALAVFENPTPDALAAYIAAEFDEAA, from the coding sequence ATGACGGCTACCACGGACGAGACCAAACTCGTCGACTACCTCAAGCGGGCCACCGCCGAACTGCGCGACACCAGGCAGCGGTTGAGGGCCCTGGAGGACTCGCTGCGCGAGCCCGTCGCGATCGTGGGCATGGGCTGCCGGCTGCCGGGCGGCATCGACTCGCCCGAGCGGCTGTGGGAGGCGGTCTCCCAGGGCCGGGACGTGATCGGGGACTTCCCCGACAACCGCGGCTGGGACGTCGACGCGCTGTACGACCCGGAGTCGGACCGTCCCGGCACCTCCAAGGTCAAGGTCGGCGGCTTCGTCCACGACGCCGACCGCTTCGACGCCGCGTTCTTCGGCATCAGCCCGCGCGAGGCCCTGGGCATGGACCCGCAGCAGCGGCTGGTCCTGGAGACCTCCTGGGAGGCCCTTGAGCACGCCGGGATCGACCCGACGTCCCTGCGCGGCACCGCCACGGGCGTGTACGTCGGCGTGCTGTCGCAGGACTACCTGCTGCAGAACGGCCCCGCGCTCGCCGAGGTCGAGGGCTATCTCGCCACGGGTACGACGACCAGCGTGATCTCCGGCCGCGTCGCGTACACCCTCGGCCTGGAGGGGCCCGCGGTCACCCTGGACACCGCCTGCTCGTCCTCGCTGGTCGCCCTCCACCAGGCCGCGGCGGCGCTGCGGGCCGGCGAGTGCTCGCTCGCCCTGGTCGGCGGGGTCACCGTGATGTCCTCGCCCGGGGTCTTCGTCGAGTTCTCCCGGCAGGGCGGCCTGGCCGCCGACGGGCGCTGCAAGGCGTTCGGGGACGACGCGGACGGTACCGGGTGGGCCGAGGGCGTGGGCATGCTCGTCGTCGAACGCCTCTCCGACGCCCGCCGTCTGGGCCACCAGGTGTGGGGCGTGATCCGCGGCTCGGCCGTCAACCAGGACGGTGCCTCCAACGGCCTGACCGCGCCCAACGGCCCCTCCCAGGAACGGGTGATCCGCGCCGCGCTCTCCGCCGCCGGGGTCGGCGCGGGCGACATCGACGCGGTCGAGGGCCACGGCACCGGCACCGTACTGGGCGACCCGATCGAGGCGGGCGCGCTGCTCGCCACGTACGGCAGGGGCCGCGCCGACCGGCCGCTGCTGCTCGGCTCGCTCAAGTCCAACATCGGCCACACCCAGGCCGCCGCGGGCGTCGCCGGCGTGATGAAGATGGTGCTGGCGCTGCGGCACGGCGTCCTGCCGCCGACCCTGCACGCGGAGCGGCCCTCACGCCATGTCGACTGGGACGGCAGCGGAGTGCGGCTGCTGACCCGGGAGACCGCTTGGCCCAGGGGCGAACGGGTCCGCCGGGCGGGCGTGTCGGCGTTCGGCATCAGCGGCACCAACGCCCATGTCATCATCGAGGAGGCACCCGCCGAGGCCGAAGCGCCGACGGCGGAAGGCGACGGCGGCGAGCGGGCGGGGGAGGGCGGACTTTCCGTGTGGACCCTCTCCGCGAAGTCGCCCGCCGCGCTGCGCGCCCAGGCCGAACGGCTGCGCGCCTGGGCCGAGTCCGCCCCCGGCCCGGACCTCCCCGGCACCGCGGCGGCGCTGGCCGCCACCCGTACCGCCTTCACCCACCGCGCCGCCGTGCTCGGCCGCGACCGGGCCGGCGTACTGGCCGGGCTCGGCGCGCTCGCCGCGGGCGAACCCGCCCCCGGCCTGGTCACCGGAACCCACCGCGGCCCCGGCCGTACCGCTTTCCTCTTCACCGGCCAGGGCAGCCAGCGCCCCCGCATGGGACAGGATCTGTACGAGACCTTCGGCGTCTTCGCCGCCTCCGTCGACGCCGCCTGCGCGCACTTCGCCCCGGTCCTCGGCCGGGACCCGCGCGAGCTGATGTTCGCCGCGCCCGGCAGCCCCGAGGCCGACCTGCTCAACAGCACCGTCTTCACGCAGGCGTCGCTGTTCACCCTCGAAGTGGCGCTCTTCCGCCTGGTGGAGTCCTTCGGGGTACGGCCCGATGTCGTCGTCGGCCACTCCATCGGCGAACTGGCCGCCGTCCACTGCGCGGGCGTGCTCTCCCTCGCCGACGCCTGCACCCTGGTCGCCGCCCGGGGCCGGCTCATGCAGTCGCTGCCGCAGGGCGGGGCGATGGTCGCGATGCAGGGGACCGAGGAGGAGATACGCGAGCTGCTGGCCGGCCAGGACGAGGCCGTGGACATCGCGGCCGTCAACGGGCCCGCCTCCGTGGTGATCTCGGGCGACGAGGACGCGGCCACCGCACTCGCCGGGCAGTGGCGGGCCCGGGGCCGCAAGACCAAGCGGCTGACCGTCAGCCACGCCTTCCACTCCCCGCACATGGAACCCGTGCTCGACGCCTTCCGGGCCGTCGCCGCCGGGCTCGACTTCCGCCCGGCCGCCGTCCCGGTCGTCTCCGACCTCACCGGCCGCCCGGCCACGGACGCGGAACTGGCCGACCCCGGTCACTGGGCCCGCCACATCCGGCACGCCGTCCGCTTCCACGACTGCGTACGACACCTCGCCGAGCGGGGAGTGGACCGCTTCCTGGAACTGGGCCCGGACGCCGTACTGACCCCGATGGCCAACGAGACGCTGCTCGCCGTACGCAAGGAGAGCGGTACGGAGGCCGCGGCGCCGTTCCTGACCGGGCTGCTGCGCTCCGGGCAGCCGGAGGTGACCACCGCGCTGACCGCGCTGGCCGGGCTGCACACGGACGGCGTCACCGTCGACTGGTCCGCCGCGCACGGCCCGCGTACGCCCCGGGTCGACCTGCCGACGTACGCCTTCCAGCGCCGCCGCTACTGGCCGCGGGCACTGCCCGGCCGGGTCGTCACGCTCGCGCCCGCCCCCGAAGAGGACAGCGACGCGACCGAGGAGACCGGGCCCGACACCGCCGCCCTGCTCGCGAAGCTCGGCGCCGCCGAACGCACCGAGCACGTCGGCCAACTCGTGCGGCGCTACGCCTCCCTGGTGCTCGGGCACACCGACTCCGGCGCGGTCACCGGCGCCGACGCCTTCCTCGACCTGGGCTTCACGTCCTTCTCCGCCCTGGAACTGCGCAACCGGCTCGCCGAGGTCACCGGCCTCGATCTGCCCGCGCTCGCCGTGTTCGAGAACCCGACCCCCGACGCCCTCGCCGCGTACATCGCGGCCGAATTCGACGAGGCCGCCTGA
- a CDS encoding thioesterase II family protein — MPPRWIRRFHDAPDADTVMVCFPHAGGSAGFYHPLSRALAPGTQVLAVQYPGRQDRMAEPPLGDAGLLADRVHRALIRETFAEEDRTGAPDFADGALPGLRGRRLVLFGHSMGATLAFEVALRLEAAGTPPALLLASNRRAPSLPTHSAVHTYDDDGLIAELGRVGGTESALFRSGELLRAALPALRADYRAIETHPVTTARLSTPVAVLLAEDDPLTDLEQALAWRDHTTGPFTLGVLPGGHFYSGGWTPDLLSAVRTRLAGTKVAQRL; from the coding sequence ATGCCCCCACGCTGGATCCGCCGCTTCCACGACGCGCCCGACGCGGACACCGTCATGGTGTGCTTCCCGCACGCGGGCGGCTCGGCCGGCTTCTACCATCCGCTCTCGCGCGCCCTGGCCCCCGGCACCCAGGTGCTCGCGGTGCAGTACCCGGGCCGCCAGGACCGGATGGCGGAACCGCCCCTCGGCGACGCCGGGTTGCTGGCCGACCGGGTCCACCGGGCGCTGATCCGGGAGACCTTCGCCGAGGAGGACCGAACGGGCGCACCGGACTTCGCCGACGGCGCTCTGCCCGGGCTGCGCGGCCGCCGGCTCGTCCTGTTCGGCCACAGCATGGGCGCCACCCTCGCCTTCGAGGTGGCGCTGCGCCTGGAGGCGGCCGGCACCCCGCCTGCCCTGCTCCTCGCCTCCAACCGCCGGGCGCCCTCGCTCCCCACCCACTCCGCGGTGCACACCTACGACGACGACGGCCTGATCGCCGAGCTGGGCCGGGTCGGCGGCACCGAATCCGCGCTGTTCAGGAGCGGCGAACTGCTGCGGGCCGCGCTCCCGGCGCTGCGCGCCGACTACCGGGCCATCGAGACCCACCCGGTCACCACCGCCCGGCTCAGCACCCCGGTGGCCGTCCTGCTCGCCGAGGACGACCCGCTGACCGACCTCGAACAGGCCCTGGCCTGGCGTGACCACACCACCGGTCCGTTCACGCTCGGCGTGCTCCCCGGCGGGCACTTCTACTCCGGCGGCTGGACCCCCGACCTGCTGTCCGCCGTACGTACCCGGCTCGCGGGAACGAAGGTTGCTCAGCGATTGTGA
- a CDS encoding AfsR/SARP family transcriptional regulator: MRYEILGPLRIVDGTGNAATISAHKVEVLLATLLIRSDQVVTVDQLISEIWDRNPPLKVRASLHVYVSQLRKMLTRPGVPTPIVTLPAGYMLRVGPDSLDLHDFQRLMCDGRALSREGLYPEAARAYESALALLRGPVLGDLSEGPIVRGFVTWLEEARIECTEMGVEAQLALGRHRELIGDLYALTAEYPLRESFQRQLMLALYRAERQADALRVYQDVRRVLREELGIEPGRALRRLQHAILADDDELNRQLAG; this comes from the coding sequence TTGAGGTATGAAATCCTGGGGCCGCTCCGCATCGTGGACGGCACCGGAAATGCGGCGACCATCAGCGCGCACAAGGTGGAGGTGCTGCTGGCCACGCTGCTGATCAGATCCGATCAGGTGGTCACGGTCGATCAGCTGATCAGCGAGATATGGGACCGTAATCCTCCGCTGAAGGTAAGGGCGTCCCTGCATGTGTACGTCTCGCAGTTACGCAAGATGCTCACCCGCCCCGGCGTGCCCACCCCGATCGTCACCCTGCCGGCCGGGTACATGCTGCGGGTCGGTCCCGACAGCCTGGATCTGCACGACTTCCAGCGCCTGATGTGCGACGGCCGCGCGCTCAGCCGCGAAGGTCTGTACCCCGAGGCCGCCCGCGCCTACGAGAGCGCGCTCGCCCTGCTGCGCGGGCCGGTGCTCGGCGACCTGTCCGAGGGCCCGATCGTGCGCGGCTTCGTCACCTGGCTGGAGGAGGCCAGGATCGAGTGCACGGAGATGGGGGTGGAGGCACAGCTCGCTCTGGGACGGCACCGCGAACTGATCGGCGACCTCTACGCGTTGACCGCCGAGTACCCGCTGCGCGAGTCGTTCCAGCGGCAGTTGATGCTCGCGCTGTACCGCGCGGAACGGCAGGCCGACGCACTGCGGGTCTATCAGGACGTACGCCGGGTGCTGCGCGAGGAGTTGGGCATCGAGCCGGGGCGGGCGCTGCGCAGGCTCCAGCACGCCATCCTCGCGGACGACGACGAGCTGAACCGCCAACTGGCCGGCTGA